A window of the Halobacterium hubeiense genome harbors these coding sequences:
- a CDS encoding AbrB/MazE/SpoVT family DNA-binding domain-containing protein yields MGSRTVIESGNSKMVTIPPDVLEAMDVDGGDSVEMEYDRDTKKVIVRPTPSTPA; encoded by the coding sequence GTGGGGTCTCGCACGGTCATCGAGAGTGGCAACTCGAAGATGGTCACCATCCCGCCGGACGTCCTCGAGGCGATGGACGTCGACGGCGGGGATAGCGTCGAGATGGAGTACGACCGCGACACAAAGAAAGTCATTGTTCGCCCGACTCCCTCAACTCCCGCGTGA
- a CDS encoding recombinase family protein: MYGNIGDDQVACYCRVSTDDQSLDRQLTATQEYAEREFGADLADLSIYRDKSTGTNTERSGYQEMMADAEDDELRAVVVHSISRICRSISDLERTTLRLEDAGTELHIVSEGLTLRPDEEDPYQTALFQLLGVFAELEANMAQQRTKEGIAARQANEDYHHGPAPLGFEKDDGRLVEADDYHDVVSVLDMVQKDELSKRKAAERLDSSRPTINRALERAELYGL, encoded by the coding sequence GTGTACGGGAACATAGGCGACGACCAGGTAGCTTGCTACTGTCGAGTCAGTACCGACGACCAGAGCCTCGACCGCCAGCTCACCGCGACCCAAGAGTACGCCGAGCGCGAGTTCGGTGCGGACCTCGCGGACCTCTCGATCTACCGCGACAAGTCCACGGGGACGAACACCGAGCGCTCCGGCTACCAAGAGATGATGGCCGACGCCGAGGACGACGAACTTCGCGCTGTCGTCGTCCACAGCATTTCCCGGATTTGTCGGTCCATCTCTGACTTGGAGCGGACTACCTTGCGGCTCGAAGACGCCGGCACGGAGCTACACATCGTCTCCGAGGGACTGACGCTGCGGCCCGACGAGGAAGACCCCTACCAGACGGCGCTGTTCCAGCTACTGGGCGTGTTCGCCGAACTGGAAGCGAATATGGCCCAGCAGCGCACGAAGGAAGGCATCGCGGCGCGACAGGCCAACGAGGACTACCATCACGGCCCCGCGCCGCTGGGCTTCGAGAAGGACGACGGGCGGCTCGTCGAGGCCGACGACTACCACGACGTCGTCTCCGTGCTCGACATGGTCCAGAAAGACGAACTCTCGAAGCGCAAGGCAGCCGAGCGGTTGGACAGTTCGCGGCCGACGATTAATCGAGCGCTGGAGCGAGCAGAGCTATACGGGCTCTAG
- a CDS encoding helix-turn-helix domain-containing protein translates to MAIERVEGSLELGEEKLIKKEEGVVKMLDDEDDPAEIYWVVDLRDRTDREAYCARGWLAPDLCYELISRGGSVKEGEDGFIPTATAVLGKPAITAYLRIVKMKPRREIAAKLDVSRSTIDQYLSDFAKGDR, encoded by the coding sequence GTGGCTATCGAACGAGTAGAGGGCTCCCTCGAGTTAGGGGAAGAGAAACTGATAAAGAAAGAGGAGGGAGTCGTCAAAATGCTTGACGACGAAGACGACCCTGCTGAGATATACTGGGTCGTAGATTTGAGAGACCGGACTGATAGGGAAGCGTACTGTGCTCGGGGGTGGCTCGCACCGGACCTCTGTTATGAACTGATTAGCCGAGGTGGTTCTGTAAAGGAAGGCGAAGATGGTTTCATCCCGACAGCAACGGCTGTATTAGGGAAACCAGCGATTACAGCTTACCTCCGGATTGTCAAGATGAAACCACGTAGAGAGATAGCCGCCAAATTAGATGTGTCTCGGTCTACCATAGACCAATATCTTTCAGACTTTGCTAAAGGCGACCGATAG
- a CDS encoding lamin tail domain-containing protein, which produces MTRRRTLGVLAVAVLVLLAGCSGAVSDGPTATDQQTSATTEATNTTTTTTETPNGTLSVHFINVGQGSSILVVGPENETILIDTGDWTDDGEIVLNYLQRQGVERLDYLVTSHADADHIGGHEAVINYFETQGEGVGAAYDPGIASSSQTYQEYLDAVDGHDVPLFQTRASDEIPLANASVDVLAPPQDRLADGDRNENSVVLRMAFGQSTFLLPGDGEAASERYLTEAYGAGLNATVLSAGHHGSQSSSSAQFLDVTDPRVAVISSAYDSQYGHPHEDVLQRFADRSIRTYWTATHGNVVLTSNGSAVTVATQRDAPTAPLELRDGDSLNPGTSDDVEVRTVVPASGTGLPPDGGTTTEPTTSTTTAESTTTKTGDAGSLAVVGVHADATGSDRENLNDEYVVFENTGSETLDLEGWTVSDAADHAYVFPSDVTLDPGEQVTLHTGSGDDSASDLYWGSGSPVWNNAGDTIIVETNTGTVVVEETY; this is translated from the coding sequence ATGACTCGGCGGCGCACACTCGGTGTTCTGGCGGTCGCAGTCCTCGTCCTTCTGGCCGGGTGTAGCGGCGCCGTCAGCGACGGGCCGACAGCGACGGACCAACAGACATCCGCGACGACTGAAGCGACCAATACGACGACCACCACTACGGAAACTCCGAACGGCACGCTCTCGGTCCACTTCATCAACGTCGGGCAGGGCTCCAGCATCCTCGTCGTCGGCCCAGAGAACGAGACGATACTAATTGACACGGGCGACTGGACGGACGACGGCGAAATCGTCCTCAACTACCTCCAGCGACAGGGCGTCGAGCGACTGGACTACCTCGTGACGTCGCACGCTGACGCCGACCACATTGGCGGCCACGAGGCGGTCATCAACTACTTCGAGACGCAGGGTGAGGGCGTCGGCGCGGCCTACGATCCCGGGATCGCGTCGAGCTCGCAGACGTACCAGGAGTACCTCGACGCCGTGGATGGCCACGATGTTCCGCTGTTCCAGACGCGCGCCAGCGACGAGATTCCGCTGGCGAACGCGAGTGTGGACGTGCTGGCGCCGCCGCAGGACCGCCTCGCGGACGGCGACCGCAACGAGAACAGCGTCGTCCTGCGCATGGCGTTCGGGCAGTCGACGTTCCTGCTGCCGGGGGACGGCGAGGCGGCGAGCGAGCGCTACCTCACCGAGGCGTACGGCGCGGGGCTGAACGCCACGGTGTTGAGTGCGGGCCACCACGGTAGCCAGTCCAGTTCGAGCGCACAGTTCCTCGACGTCACGGATCCGAGGGTCGCCGTGATTTCGAGCGCGTACGACTCCCAGTACGGTCACCCGCACGAGGACGTCCTCCAGCGGTTCGCCGATCGGTCGATTCGGACGTACTGGACGGCGACCCACGGGAACGTTGTACTGACGAGCAACGGCTCCGCGGTGACGGTGGCGACCCAGCGCGATGCACCGACGGCACCACTGGAGCTCCGTGACGGCGATTCACTTAATCCGGGAACTAGCGACGACGTCGAAGTCCGCACGGTCGTCCCGGCCAGCGGAACCGGATTGCCGCCGGACGGTGGAACGACGACCGAACCCACCACGAGCACGACGACTGCGGAGTCGACGACCACGAAAACCGGAGACGCCGGCAGCCTCGCCGTCGTCGGCGTTCATGCGGACGCGACGGGCAGCGACCGAGAGAACTTGAACGACGAGTACGTCGTCTTCGAGAACACCGGCAGCGAGACCCTCGACCTCGAGGGCTGGACGGTCAGCGACGCGGCCGACCATGCGTACGTGTTCCCGAGCGACGTCACGCTCGACCCGGGCGAGCAGGTCACGCTGCACACGGGCAGCGGCGATGATTCGGCGTCCGACCTCTACTGGGGGTCGGGGAGCCCGGTCTGGAACAACGCCGGAGACACTATCATCGTCGAGACAAACACCGGAACCGTGGTCGTGGAGGAAACCTACTGA
- a CDS encoding DUF3006 domain-containing protein, with translation MTNDGTYTAVVDRFEGDLAVLLLEADGETVGERVLDRQRLPEAGRHVDAVFTVELADGDVTTLDYEPAVTESRAEDAQRRFDDLSQRPPSRDDESK, from the coding sequence ATGACGAACGACGGCACCTACACAGCGGTCGTGGACCGCTTCGAGGGCGATCTCGCGGTCCTCCTGCTCGAAGCGGACGGGGAGACGGTCGGTGAGCGCGTGCTCGACCGGCAGCGACTCCCGGAAGCGGGACGGCACGTCGACGCGGTGTTCACCGTCGAACTGGCTGACGGTGACGTCACGACCCTCGACTACGAGCCAGCGGTCACCGAGTCGCGCGCCGAGGACGCCCAGCGCCGCTTCGACGACCTCTCGCAGCGGCCGCCGTCGCGGGACGACGAGTCGAAGTGA
- a CDS encoding SprT-like domain-containing protein: MTGEPSGLDTEFYAVDADVSTAEFLAVAKVYARDVVDSYDLTVDVSALDWEVSKRAKRRAGAVKYRDDSPETVSLTWEYFQEHGWGATAEVVRHELIHVHLLNEAGDGSHGDAFREWAGELQTSVTCERFADPNWWVVCKDCGSELPRYRESKLVKNPESYRCAGCGGTLYSREATGSGD, from the coding sequence ATGACAGGTGAGCCCTCGGGCCTGGACACGGAGTTCTACGCGGTCGACGCGGACGTCTCCACCGCGGAGTTCCTCGCGGTCGCGAAGGTGTACGCCCGGGACGTCGTCGACAGCTACGACCTCACGGTGGACGTGAGCGCGCTCGACTGGGAGGTGAGCAAGCGCGCGAAGCGGCGCGCGGGCGCCGTCAAGTACCGGGACGACAGTCCGGAAACCGTCTCGCTGACGTGGGAGTACTTCCAGGAGCACGGCTGGGGCGCGACCGCGGAAGTGGTGCGTCACGAACTGATTCACGTCCACCTCCTGAACGAGGCCGGGGATGGCAGCCACGGGGACGCGTTCCGCGAGTGGGCGGGCGAACTCCAGACGTCGGTCACGTGCGAGCGGTTCGCCGACCCGAACTGGTGGGTTGTCTGCAAGGACTGCGGGAGCGAACTGCCGCGTTACCGGGAGTCGAAGCTCGTGAAGAACCCCGAGTCGTACCGGTGCGCCGGCTGCGGCGGGACGCTCTACTCGCGGGAAGCCACCGGGAGCGGCGACTGA
- a CDS encoding HNH endonuclease signature motif containing protein, which translates to MGDGYPSDWDSRRRRVYRRDNYHCQRCGRSGGPRGNAELHAHHKTPKSRGGSHELHNLTTVCKSCHEDIHGHPIGGRQSGGTGGSSTQDIDPVAFGIALLLVGLAVFGFVTYSAAQQVLPAGQTETKEHVVDYARVVEDPDGYGRDYEYNVGPPLEVAYTLENTVISPGDRTTLRVTVRNPSDRRLSGAVDVTQVTGWTTDSRRVIEQVQFSLAPGETHTEELTVASGDVAAYAAGYPASADYWVEAYVSTDPYAVTDVDSAVYDRGSLTLTVRKPIHERPGLYWLAFVGAVLAGAAGLAAKRRWAESE; encoded by the coding sequence ATGGGCGACGGCTACCCGTCCGACTGGGACAGCCGGCGGCGGCGCGTCTACCGGCGAGACAACTACCACTGTCAGCGATGCGGCCGCTCGGGCGGGCCGCGCGGGAACGCGGAACTCCACGCCCACCACAAGACGCCGAAATCCCGCGGTGGCTCCCACGAACTCCACAACCTCACGACCGTCTGCAAGTCCTGCCACGAGGACATCCACGGCCACCCAATCGGCGGCCGCCAGTCCGGCGGGACGGGCGGGTCCAGCACGCAGGACATCGACCCGGTCGCGTTCGGCATCGCACTCCTTCTCGTCGGCCTCGCCGTCTTCGGGTTCGTCACGTACAGCGCCGCCCAGCAGGTGCTGCCCGCCGGCCAGACGGAGACCAAGGAACACGTCGTCGACTACGCCCGCGTCGTCGAGGACCCCGACGGCTACGGCCGCGACTACGAGTACAACGTCGGGCCACCCCTGGAAGTCGCGTACACGCTGGAGAACACCGTCATCTCGCCGGGCGACAGGACGACCCTGCGAGTCACAGTCCGCAACCCCAGCGACCGCCGCCTCTCGGGCGCCGTCGACGTCACGCAAGTCACCGGCTGGACGACCGACAGCCGGCGCGTCATCGAGCAGGTGCAGTTCTCGCTCGCCCCCGGGGAGACCCACACCGAGGAACTCACCGTCGCCAGCGGGGATGTCGCGGCGTACGCCGCCGGCTACCCCGCGAGCGCCGACTACTGGGTCGAAGCCTACGTCTCCACGGACCCGTACGCGGTCACCGACGTCGACTCGGCGGTCTACGACCGCGGCAGCCTCACGCTCACCGTCCGGAAGCCAATCCACGAGCGCCCCGGCCTCTACTGGCTCGCGTTCGTCGGCGCGGTCCTGGCCGGCGCCGCTGGACTCGCCGCGAAACGGCGGTGGGCTGAATCGGAGTGA
- a CDS encoding Hsp20/alpha crystallin family protein, translating into MALPATGSSWMQRLDLPSRLFGEGGFGGSDYELYEEDEEFVLSIDVPGFDTDDIEVAWDDGVLNVSAEHVDERRNRKKTYHRRFRFPKEVREDEITASYNNGVLEIRLPISEGADTRGHTIPIEG; encoded by the coding sequence ATGGCACTGCCTGCGACCGGCAGCTCGTGGATGCAGCGCCTGGACCTGCCCTCCCGGCTGTTCGGCGAGGGCGGCTTCGGTGGCAGCGACTACGAACTGTACGAGGAGGACGAGGAGTTCGTCCTCTCCATCGATGTGCCCGGCTTCGACACCGACGACATTGAGGTCGCCTGGGACGACGGCGTCCTCAACGTCTCCGCCGAGCACGTCGACGAACGCCGGAACCGGAAGAAGACCTACCACCGACGCTTCCGGTTCCCGAAGGAAGTCCGGGAGGACGAGATCACCGCCTCGTACAACAACGGCGTCCTCGAAATCCGTCTCCCCATCAGCGAGGGCGCCGACACGCGCGGCCACACCATCCCCATCGAGGGCTGA
- a CDS encoding GTP cyclohydrolase III, translating to MTNTQVTLVQLDNYGPWTVTPSPRREVDLQTMQSRLYADLSQAFGMRDGYVFFTRFDNMIAVSNGLDLEDHARVQESIRNRYPVTVSLSIGTGASPADALVEATAALQAQGSAQDADRREALLGQPIDEETRTDDDVQIAHFDVVDATGTYTDELDAYSSFVHIEQGYAALMQHMHDAHDSLSFFVGGDNIIAVCPDLTPADYEEAIEHVRDTAGVDIRVGVGHGVSPHDAGMGAKHALEDAREHETEVEVVPEP from the coding sequence GTGACGAACACGCAGGTCACTCTCGTGCAGTTGGACAACTACGGGCCGTGGACCGTGACGCCGTCGCCGCGGCGCGAAGTCGACCTCCAGACGATGCAGTCCCGGCTGTACGCCGACCTCTCGCAGGCGTTCGGGATGCGGGACGGCTACGTCTTCTTCACGCGCTTCGACAACATGATCGCGGTGAGCAACGGGCTCGACCTCGAAGACCACGCCCGCGTCCAGGAGTCGATTCGGAACCGCTACCCCGTCACCGTCAGCCTCTCCATCGGCACCGGCGCCTCACCCGCGGACGCGCTCGTCGAGGCGACCGCCGCCCTCCAAGCACAGGGCAGCGCGCAGGACGCCGACCGCCGCGAGGCCCTGCTGGGCCAGCCCATCGACGAGGAGACACGCACGGACGACGACGTCCAAATCGCGCACTTCGACGTCGTGGACGCCACCGGCACGTATACCGACGAGCTCGACGCGTACTCGTCGTTCGTCCACATCGAGCAGGGGTACGCCGCACTCATGCAGCACATGCACGACGCCCACGACTCCCTCTCCTTCTTCGTGGGTGGCGACAACATCATCGCGGTCTGCCCGGACCTCACGCCCGCCGACTACGAGGAGGCAATCGAGCACGTCCGCGACACCGCGGGCGTCGATATCCGCGTCGGCGTCGGGCACGGCGTCTCCCCGCACGACGCCGGCATGGGCGCCAAGCACGCGCTCGAAGACGCCCGCGAACACGAGACCGAGGTCGAAGTCGTCCCCGAGCCCTGA
- the dinB gene encoding DNA polymerase IV — MVDGERLPGAPAREERIVLHVDMDCFYASCERRREPELRGEPVVVGMGYEPGETVGAVATASYEAREYGVESAQAIGAALEKLPRKADEPDNPDAGYYRPVDLDFYQDVGGSVKEILHELGDTVREVSIDEAYLDVTDRTAWGVAEGFARHVKQRIAREVGVPASVGVAPDMSTAKLASDYDKPDGLVVVEPDEVREFLAPIDVADVHGIGPVRARELHEMGIETAGDLASADPYELTDKFGDRGRDLYRRARGEDNRPVEPRGKPKSLSRESAFDGATDDFERVREQVATLAEAVADRATRKDAFYRTIGVKVVTPPYDVHTRAESLPGPVDDPVLVDDVTQDLLGEFAGESVRKVGVRVSNLDFSEREQASLDGFEADDAGNATPSTSLRERRRDDPDGGRDGQISLDEFE; from the coding sequence ATGGTCGACGGCGAGCGACTCCCCGGCGCGCCCGCCCGCGAGGAGCGCATCGTCCTGCACGTCGACATGGACTGCTTTTATGCTAGCTGCGAGCGCCGCCGTGAACCCGAGCTGCGCGGCGAACCCGTCGTCGTCGGCATGGGCTACGAACCCGGCGAGACCGTCGGCGCGGTTGCGACTGCCAGCTACGAGGCCCGCGAGTACGGCGTCGAGAGCGCGCAAGCCATCGGCGCCGCCCTGGAGAAGCTCCCGCGGAAGGCCGACGAGCCCGACAACCCGGACGCGGGCTACTACCGGCCCGTGGACCTCGACTTCTACCAGGACGTGGGCGGCTCGGTCAAGGAGATTCTGCACGAACTCGGGGACACAGTACGGGAGGTGAGTATCGACGAGGCGTACCTCGATGTCACCGACCGGACTGCGTGGGGCGTCGCCGAGGGGTTCGCGCGCCACGTCAAACAGCGCATCGCCCGTGAGGTCGGCGTGCCCGCGAGCGTCGGCGTCGCGCCCGACATGAGTACCGCGAAGCTCGCCAGCGACTACGACAAGCCCGACGGCCTCGTCGTCGTCGAACCCGACGAGGTACGGGAGTTCCTCGCGCCCATCGACGTCGCGGACGTCCACGGCATCGGGCCGGTTCGCGCCCGCGAACTCCACGAGATGGGCATCGAGACCGCGGGCGACCTCGCGAGCGCGGACCCTTACGAGCTCACCGACAAGTTCGGCGACCGCGGCCGCGACCTCTACCGGCGCGCTCGCGGCGAGGACAACCGGCCCGTCGAACCCCGTGGAAAGCCCAAGAGCCTCTCCCGGGAGTCCGCGTTCGACGGCGCGACCGACGACTTCGAGCGCGTGCGCGAGCAGGTCGCGACGCTCGCCGAAGCCGTCGCGGACCGCGCCACCCGCAAGGACGCCTTCTACCGCACCATCGGCGTGAAGGTCGTGACGCCGCCCTACGACGTTCACACGCGCGCCGAGTCCCTGCCCGGGCCAGTCGACGACCCGGTGCTCGTGGACGACGTCACGCAGGACCTCCTCGGGGAGTTCGCGGGCGAGTCCGTGCGGAAGGTCGGCGTGCGCGTCTCCAACCTCGACTTCTCGGAGCGCGAGCAGGCGAGCCTCGACGGCTTCGAGGCCGATGACGCCGGCAATGCGACGCCCTCGACCTCCCTGCGGGAGCGTCGGCGCGATGACCCCGACGGCGGCCGCGACGGTCAGATTTCGCTGGACGAGTTCGAGTGA
- a CDS encoding GntP family permease yields MAIEFAHSPLLTFAAGLAVVVLLLVVLDLPAFVGLTIAAFTVGLVNAVFVPDFAMADAASRTATAFGDNMAGIGIPILMAAIIGKSMLESGSAQRIVRGFQSLVGKGNSDLALWGSSSVLAIPVFFDSVFYLMAPLARSMRARVGKNYALYLVVVGAGAATTHVFVPPTPGPLAVANEIDVDLGITILVGVATAIPAAIVGGLVYGRWINARLDIPLRDAMGTTTEELEERAERETSNLPGVLESIMPIVLAIGLVGSATAVDAFDEWYPVLETVQPVVAFLGDKNVALTIAAMAAAVTYLRWTGLSRSVWEDELTEALKSGGNIAAITAMGGAFGALLRASSIGTYIADGLQEFGIGLLVTAWLIAAIVRIAQGSATAAMLTAAGIMAPLAGQLDVSAAYLVMVIGAGGNICSWYNDSGFWLVKEIGGLTQAETLKTWTALTTVISVTGLVTVLLLSSVLPLA; encoded by the coding sequence ATGGCAATCGAGTTCGCACACAGTCCACTGCTCACGTTCGCGGCCGGGCTGGCCGTGGTCGTGTTGCTGTTGGTCGTACTAGACCTCCCCGCGTTCGTCGGGCTCACGATTGCGGCGTTCACTGTCGGCCTCGTCAACGCCGTCTTCGTCCCCGACTTCGCGATGGCAGACGCGGCATCGCGGACGGCGACAGCCTTCGGGGACAACATGGCCGGCATCGGTATCCCCATCCTGATGGCCGCTATCATCGGGAAGTCGATGCTGGAGAGCGGCTCCGCCCAGCGCATCGTCCGCGGCTTCCAGTCGCTGGTCGGCAAAGGCAACTCCGACCTCGCGCTGTGGGGGAGCAGTTCCGTCCTCGCCATTCCCGTGTTCTTCGACAGCGTGTTCTACCTGATGGCGCCGCTGGCGCGCTCGATGCGCGCCCGCGTCGGGAAGAACTACGCGCTGTACCTCGTCGTGGTCGGCGCCGGCGCGGCGACGACCCACGTCTTCGTCCCGCCGACGCCCGGTCCGCTGGCGGTCGCGAACGAAATCGACGTCGACCTCGGCATCACTATTCTCGTCGGCGTCGCCACCGCAATCCCCGCGGCAATCGTCGGCGGGCTCGTCTACGGTCGCTGGATCAACGCCCGCCTCGACATCCCGCTGCGGGACGCGATGGGCACCACCACCGAGGAGTTGGAGGAGCGCGCGGAGCGCGAGACCTCGAACCTCCCCGGCGTCCTCGAATCCATCATGCCCATCGTCCTCGCAATCGGGCTCGTCGGCTCCGCGACTGCCGTCGATGCCTTCGACGAGTGGTACCCCGTTCTGGAGACCGTCCAGCCGGTCGTCGCCTTCCTCGGTGACAAGAACGTCGCGCTCACCATCGCCGCGATGGCCGCCGCGGTCACGTACCTCCGCTGGACGGGCCTCTCGCGGTCCGTCTGGGAGGACGAACTCACGGAAGCGCTGAAGTCCGGCGGCAACATCGCCGCCATCACCGCGATGGGTGGGGCGTTCGGTGCACTGCTGCGAGCCTCCAGCATCGGCACGTACATCGCCGACGGCCTCCAGGAGTTCGGCATCGGCCTGCTGGTGACCGCGTGGCTCATCGCCGCCATCGTCCGCATTGCACAGGGTTCCGCGACTGCCGCGATGCTCACCGCCGCCGGCATCATGGCGCCGCTGGCCGGCCAGCTCGACGTCAGCGCCGCGTACCTCGTGATGGTCATCGGCGCGGGCGGGAACATCTGCTCGTGGTACAACGACTCGGGCTTCTGGCTCGTGAAGGAAATCGGCGGTCTCACGCAGGCGGAGACGCTGAAAACGTGGACCGCACTGACGACGGTCATCTCCGTCACCGGACTGGTGACGGTGCTGCTTCTGTCGTCGGTGCTGCCGCTGGCCTGA
- a CDS encoding universal stress protein, whose translation MDRALAVIDPTDAAKDLLHEAGTLAAGVGADLVVIHVTTEDEYGGRREAMEAIPNGSASYTPDDAEAGAAQFAADLADEILGDLDVEYETAGYLGKKAGKTLDAAAEYGCDHIFLAGRKRSPTGKAIFGDATQKVILDSDDPVTVVTA comes from the coding sequence ATGGATCGCGCACTCGCAGTCATCGACCCGACCGACGCAGCGAAAGACCTCCTCCACGAAGCCGGCACGCTCGCCGCCGGCGTCGGCGCCGACCTCGTGGTGATTCACGTCACTACCGAGGATGAGTACGGCGGCCGCCGCGAGGCGATGGAGGCGATACCGAACGGTTCGGCGAGCTACACGCCCGACGACGCCGAGGCGGGCGCCGCGCAGTTCGCCGCCGACCTCGCCGACGAGATTCTCGGCGACCTCGACGTCGAGTACGAGACCGCCGGCTACCTCGGCAAGAAAGCCGGCAAGACCCTCGACGCGGCCGCCGAGTACGGCTGCGACCACATCTTCCTCGCGGGCCGCAAGCGCTCGCCGACGGGGAAAGCCATCTTCGGCGACGCAACACAGAAAGTCATCCTCGACTCCGACGACCCGGTCACCGTCGTGACCGCGTGA
- the tpiA gene encoding triose-phosphate isomerase, with amino-acid sequence MFVLVNLKAYPCDPVAVAEAAADVAEQTDATIAVAPQSADLARVAETGATTYAQHVSPVEHGSHTGSVLAESVEANGAVGTLLNHSEHRRKLADIDGSLDAADRVGLDTVVCANNPEQIAAAAALGPDAVAVEPPELIGTGTPVSQADPGIVEDAVAAAEAVDPSVDVYCGAGISTGDDLEAARELGASGVLLASGVAKADDPRAALEDLVEPLV; translated from the coding sequence GTGTTCGTACTCGTCAATCTGAAGGCGTACCCCTGCGACCCGGTCGCGGTCGCGGAGGCCGCCGCCGACGTCGCCGAACAGACAGACGCGACCATCGCCGTCGCCCCGCAGTCCGCGGACCTCGCGCGGGTCGCGGAGACGGGCGCGACGACGTACGCCCAGCACGTCAGCCCCGTCGAACACGGCAGCCACACGGGCAGCGTGCTCGCCGAGTCCGTCGAGGCGAACGGCGCGGTCGGCACGCTCCTGAATCACTCCGAGCACCGCCGCAAGCTCGCGGACATCGACGGCAGCCTCGACGCCGCCGACCGCGTCGGCCTCGACACCGTGGTCTGCGCGAACAACCCCGAGCAGATCGCCGCGGCTGCAGCGCTCGGCCCGGACGCCGTCGCCGTCGAACCGCCGGAGCTCATCGGCACCGGGACGCCGGTCTCGCAGGCCGACCCGGGCATCGTCGAGGACGCGGTCGCGGCCGCGGAGGCCGTGGACCCGAGCGTCGACGTCTACTGCGGCGCCGGCATCAGCACGGGCGACGACCTCGAAGCCGCCCGCGAACTGGGCGCCAGCGGCGTGCTGCTCGCCAGCGGCGTCGCCAAGGCCGACGACCCGCGAGCGGCGCTCGAAGACCTCGTGGAGCCGCTCGTATAA
- a CDS encoding multiprotein bridging factor aMBF1 has product MAQCEMCGKEVSSPKTVKIEGAEIDVCDDCADFGTEVQTESSSTTSTKYSTSSSSSSSGGSSSSSSSGGSSGGRRRRDMFDEMEELAGDYDDRIRTARESEGLSQEELADDLNEKASVIRKLERGDSLPSDDVREKLETKLGISLTESGGDTDEDWSSSSDSAGLTLGDKVRRKGDDG; this is encoded by the coding sequence ATGGCCCAGTGCGAGATGTGTGGCAAGGAGGTCTCGTCCCCGAAGACCGTCAAAATCGAGGGGGCGGAGATCGACGTCTGCGACGACTGCGCCGACTTCGGCACGGAAGTCCAGACGGAGTCCTCCAGCACCACCAGCACGAAGTACTCGACGTCCTCGTCTAGTTCGTCCTCGGGCGGCTCCTCGTCATCCTCGTCCAGTGGTGGCTCCTCGGGCGGGCGCCGCCGCCGCGACATGTTCGACGAGATGGAGGAGCTCGCCGGCGACTACGACGACCGCATCCGGACGGCCCGCGAGAGCGAGGGGCTCAGCCAGGAGGAGCTGGCCGACGACCTCAACGAGAAGGCCAGCGTCATCCGGAAGCTCGAACGCGGCGACAGCCTCCCCAGCGACGACGTCCGCGAGAAGCTCGAGACCAAGCTCGGCATCTCGCTGACCGAGTCCGGCGGCGACACTGACGAGGACTGGTCGTCGTCCAGCGACAGCGCGGGGCTGACGCTCGGCGACAAGGTTCGCCGCAAGGGCGACGACGGCTAG